A stretch of the Dechloromonas sp. TW-R-39-2 genome encodes the following:
- a CDS encoding isoprenylcysteine carboxylmethyltransferase family protein, which produces MMRDLLTFLVGSAILLWLSRKAIVKPGRHGFYRFFAWEGILALLVLNHEPWGESPFSPHQIVSWLLMLGSILLVAHGYAVLKEEGKAGEQREDTALYDFEKTTKLVDCGIFAYIRHPMYASLLALAWGAFFQDPGWAGSAIASLTSFFLFLTAKADEQECLQFFGPDYADYMKRTRMFLPWLI; this is translated from the coding sequence ATGATGCGTGATCTGCTTACTTTCCTGGTCGGTTCAGCCATTCTGCTCTGGCTGTCGCGCAAGGCCATCGTCAAACCGGGCCGGCATGGCTTCTACCGCTTCTTCGCCTGGGAAGGCATCCTGGCCCTACTTGTTCTCAATCATGAACCTTGGGGAGAATCTCCATTCTCGCCCCACCAGATAGTTTCCTGGCTGCTGATGCTCGGCAGCATTCTCCTGGTCGCCCACGGTTACGCCGTTCTGAAAGAAGAAGGCAAGGCCGGCGAACAACGCGAGGACACGGCACTCTACGATTTTGAAAAAACGACCAAGCTGGTCGATTGCGGCATCTTTGCCTACATCCGTCACCCGATGTACGCCTCGCTGCTGGCACTGGCCTGGGGCGCTTTTTTTCAGGATCCGGGCTGGGCTGGCAGTGCAATTGCCAGCCTGACCTCGTTTTTCCTGTTCCTCACCGCCAAGGCCGACGAACAGGAATGCCTGCAATTTTTCGGTCCGGACTACGCTGACTACATGAAGCGTACCCGGATGTTTCTTCCCTGGCTTATTTAG
- a CDS encoding c-type cytochrome encodes MRFRLLFPVLCAGLLFGLPAAAVDLEKGKEINGTCAACHGDQGAGGKKGEYPRIAGQRAGYLASQLKSFRARTRINIPMYPYTQERELSDEDIRDISAYLSGIELSTKMPTFAGHEDALTRLQMVDKVMIVPRVEGNIEHGEKIYQKQCAACHGKAGKGRGMFPMLVGQYSNYLKRQIDLYLKGDRPHDEEGTGGLLTQLKADDIQDVLAYLTSIQETGE; translated from the coding sequence ATGCGTTTTCGTTTACTTTTCCCTGTGCTTTGCGCGGGCTTGCTATTCGGCTTGCCGGCTGCCGCGGTCGACCTCGAAAAAGGCAAGGAAATCAATGGAACCTGTGCGGCGTGCCACGGCGACCAGGGAGCCGGCGGGAAAAAAGGAGAATATCCGCGCATTGCCGGGCAGCGTGCTGGTTATCTGGCTAGCCAGCTGAAGAGCTTTCGGGCGCGGACGCGGATCAACATTCCGATGTATCCCTACACGCAGGAACGCGAATTGTCCGATGAAGATATCCGCGATATTTCTGCCTATCTTTCCGGCATCGAACTATCGACCAAGATGCCGACCTTCGCCGGCCACGAAGATGCGCTGACTCGCCTGCAGATGGTCGACAAGGTAATGATCGTGCCGCGCGTCGAGGGCAATATCGAGCATGGTGAAAAAATCTACCAGAAGCAGTGTGCGGCTTGTCATGGCAAGGCCGGCAAGGGCCGGGGCATGTTCCCGATGCTCGTTGGGCAATACTCCAACTACCTCAAACGGCAGATTGACCTTTACCTCAAGGGCGATCGTCCGCACGACGAGGAAGGAACGGGCGGTCTGCTCACCCAGTTGAAGGCTGACGATATCCAGGATGTGCTGGCTTATCTGACCTCGATTCAGGAGACCGGAGAATGA